The sequence below is a genomic window from Pleurocapsa sp. PCC 7327.
AGAAAGCCATTAGCGAGCTAGCAACCGAATTAGAATCTCAAGCGAGCGATCGCGTTGACCAGCACCTCGACCAATACTTAGCAATTCCTCATCAGATCGACACAATAAATGTACGTGCGATTGAATTAGGTGCGATCGACCCCAAAGATCTTCGCCTTTGGGCGCTACTTCTGGACGCAAATGCGTACTTTCAAAGACTTTGGCTATATTAACTTTGGCAATCCTCAAGGAGACTCGATCGGGATCTATCGCGTTCCTGACGGTAGCTTGCGCATGGATTTTATCGAACAAGCTTATCTGGGAAAGTACTATGGCTATGCGATCGATAACAAGGGCAATCCCACCAAGCGAATTATCGTCGATGAGTTTGATTTTCGCAAAGATAGCTGGTACACCGATGCAGTCAAACAAAAAGGATCGATCTGGAGTGAAATTTACAACTGGGATGGCGATCCTTCTGTCATGTCTATCTCTGCTAGTTATCCCATCTACAAACAAGATGAATCGCTGTTGGGGGTCATCGACATCGACTTGGTAGTTTCTTAGTATAGGCGATTACTTGCGCCAGTTAAAAATAAGTCCATCGGCAAAAATTTGGATCGTAGAACGCAATGGACTTTTAGTAGCGGCTTCAAGTGACGAAAAATTTTACACCATGAAAAACGGCGAAGCCCAGAGACTCGCCGCTATTGACAGTAAAGATGCCACAATTAAACAGACACTGGCATACGAGCCGATGAAAAACGATTGAGACAAATTCTGCTCAACCTTTTGGGGAATGCGGTCAAATTTACCGATCGCGGTCGGGTAACGCTTAAAGTCAGTACAATTGGAACTATCAAACTTCCCGAACCTGAAACTTTATTCCAGACAACCCTACGTTTCGAGGTCAGCGATACAGGAGTCGGGATTGCTCCCCAGGACATCGAGAAAATTTTCCAACCCTTCGAGCAAGTCGGTAATGTCAAACGGCGCACCGAAGGAACTGGTTTGGGGTTATCGATTACTCAACAACTCATAGAATTAATGGGCACTCAACTGCATCTAACCAGCGAACTCGGTAAAGGCTCAACTTTTTGGTTCGATCTAACCGTGCCTGTCGTTCGGGTTTCAGAAGTGCAACCGCTCTCAGTTTCCCCAGTGGCAGCAGTTCCTCAGTTCGAGCCAAATGGAGCAGATGCAAAAAATCTCGATGGCGAGTCAAACGGAGTCACTCCGATAATAGAGAATTCCAAGACCGAGGCGCGATCGACATCGCTTTCAGCCGCGACGGGTTACAAAGGCAGGCAACGTAAGCTTCTCGTTGTGGACGATCGCATCGAAAATCGCGTGCTCCTCGCCAACATTTTAGAACCTTTGGGGTTTGAGGCGATCGTGGCAGAAAATGGCAAGCAGGGATTGGAACTTGCCTGCCAAAATCAAATCGATTTGATTTTGACTGACATATTAATGGACATTAAAACTGGCTTGACGATGGTGAGAGAGTTGCGCCAGATGCCTCAGTTTCAGACAATGCCGATCGTAGCTATTTCAGCCAGTATTTATGACATGATGGAGCCACGGAGTCTGGAGGCAGGCTGCAACGCATTTCTACCAAAACCCATTGACGAAGAAAAATTACTATCGCTTTTACAGCAGTAAAAGCAACTGGAGTGGACTTTTGATGCCGCAGTTGTCTAGAAATAACTTTGGTCGATCTGCTTTTTAAGCAGACAGCACAAGCATTTCTTCTTTATATCTAGATCTATCTAGATGACGCTGACTGAGTAGGCAAGAATTGCTGCATCTACAGTCGCAATTATCAAGCC
It includes:
- a CDS encoding ATP-binding protein translates to MRQILLNLLGNAVKFTDRGRVTLKVSTIGTIKLPEPETLFQTTLRFEVSDTGVGIAPQDIEKIFQPFEQVGNVKRRTEGTGLGLSITQQLIELMGTQLHLTSELGKGSTFWFDLTVPVVRVSEVQPLSVSPVAAVPQFEPNGADAKNLDGESNGVTPIIENSKTEARSTSLSAATGYKGRQRKLLVVDDRIENRVLLANILEPLGFEAIVAENGKQGLELACQNQIDLILTDILMDIKTGLTMVRELRQMPQFQTMPIVAISASIYDMMEPRSLEAGCNAFLPKPIDEEKLLSLLQQ